Proteins encoded in a region of the Leifsonia sp. PS1209 genome:
- a CDS encoding alpha/beta family hydrolase, with protein MRTADIVTVETTLGPGRLTVSAADADAASAAAATPRPRAVLWLGHGAGGGIEAVDLAALAAALPVLGITVVRYEQPWRVAGKRVASRPAALDTAWLETAPAVEKIADGLPILVGGRSAGARVACRTAASTGAAAVVCLAFPLHPPGRPDTSRLDELLTPDVPVLVLQGERDTFGTAATVAAETEGRPSIRVVPVPGADHGMRVLASSPFPAAAVRELLVSQVAAFVDGVV; from the coding sequence ATGCGCACCGCCGATATCGTCACCGTCGAGACGACCCTCGGGCCCGGGCGGCTCACCGTGTCTGCCGCGGACGCGGACGCCGCGTCCGCCGCCGCTGCCACTCCGCGCCCGCGGGCGGTCCTCTGGCTCGGCCACGGAGCAGGCGGAGGCATCGAAGCGGTCGACCTCGCCGCCCTGGCCGCCGCCCTTCCGGTCCTCGGGATCACTGTCGTCCGCTACGAGCAGCCGTGGCGCGTCGCCGGCAAACGCGTCGCCTCCCGCCCCGCCGCCCTCGACACCGCCTGGCTCGAAACCGCCCCCGCCGTCGAGAAGATCGCCGACGGCCTGCCCATCCTGGTGGGCGGCCGCAGCGCCGGTGCCCGCGTGGCCTGCCGCACCGCCGCATCCACGGGGGCAGCCGCCGTGGTCTGCCTGGCGTTCCCGCTGCATCCACCGGGCCGGCCAGACACGAGCAGGCTGGACGAACTGCTCACCCCCGACGTGCCCGTGCTGGTACTGCAGGGCGAGCGCGACACGTTCGGCACCGCGGCCACCGTCGCCGCCGAGACCGAGGGACGCCCGAGCATCCGGGTAGTCCCGGTACCCGGCGCCGACCACGGGATGCGGGTGCTCGCGTCGTCCCCGTTCCCCGCCGCCGCGGTGCGGGAGCTGCTGGTGTCTCAGGTGGCGGCGTTCGTGGACGGGGTGGTGTGA
- a CDS encoding FAD-dependent oxidoreductase: MASATGTGPTTGPTPTRASAIIVGTGVAGAATAFSLARRGVAVSLVDGDFPGQATAAGAGIIQPWSSAASGPFYDLYAASADHYPELISQLAAAGVRDIGYRRSGALIVNRDAHVLDEIEARLATRAPQAQSIGEVSRIPNSRARELFPPLGDSFDALHISGGARVDGRALRAGLLAAAQSLGATMVPGTASIVPVDATGWAIEVDGRRLHADAVVLAAGAWTNRLLQPLGRRIPVEPQRGQITHLRVDGADTRSWPSVHPVASHYLVAFDDARVVVGATRETGSGFDPRVTAEGQRQVLANALSVAPRLADATVIETRVGLRPLADGDLPVVGALRGLDGLFVNAGFGAAGLTMGPLVGERLAAVLTGEVAAPATGFLSPVDATV, from the coding sequence ATGGCGAGCGCAACCGGAACCGGCCCCACCACTGGCCCCACCCCCACCCGCGCCTCGGCGATCATCGTCGGCACCGGTGTCGCCGGCGCAGCGACCGCGTTCTCCCTCGCCCGTCGCGGCGTCGCGGTGTCCCTGGTCGATGGAGACTTCCCCGGCCAGGCGACCGCGGCGGGCGCCGGCATCATCCAGCCCTGGAGCTCGGCCGCCTCCGGCCCGTTCTACGACCTGTACGCGGCGAGCGCCGACCACTACCCGGAACTCATCTCCCAGCTCGCGGCCGCGGGCGTGCGCGACATCGGCTACCGCCGGTCGGGGGCGCTCATCGTCAACCGCGACGCCCACGTGCTCGACGAGATCGAGGCGCGCCTCGCCACCCGGGCCCCGCAGGCGCAGTCCATCGGCGAGGTCTCCCGCATCCCGAACAGTCGCGCCCGCGAGCTGTTTCCACCCCTCGGCGACAGCTTCGACGCGCTGCACATCTCCGGCGGCGCGCGGGTCGACGGCCGTGCTCTGCGCGCTGGCCTCCTCGCCGCGGCGCAGAGCCTCGGGGCGACGATGGTGCCGGGCACCGCATCCATCGTCCCCGTGGATGCGACCGGCTGGGCCATCGAGGTCGACGGCCGCCGACTCCACGCGGACGCTGTGGTGCTCGCCGCGGGCGCCTGGACCAACCGACTGCTTCAACCGCTCGGCCGCCGCATCCCGGTGGAGCCCCAGCGTGGCCAGATCACGCACCTGCGCGTCGACGGTGCCGACACGCGCTCCTGGCCATCGGTGCACCCGGTGGCGAGCCACTACCTGGTCGCGTTCGACGACGCGCGCGTGGTGGTCGGCGCGACCCGCGAGACCGGCTCGGGGTTCGACCCGCGGGTGACCGCGGAGGGCCAGCGTCAGGTCCTCGCGAACGCGCTCTCAGTCGCGCCCCGCCTCGCCGACGCGACCGTCATCGAGACCCGCGTCGGCCTGCGCCCGCTGGCCGATGGCGACCTCCCGGTGGTCGGCGCCCTCCGCGGGCTGGACGGCCTCTTCGTGAACGCCGGCTTCGGCGCGGCGGGCTTGACGATGGGCCCACTGGTCGGCGAACGTCTCGCCGCCGTGCTCACGGGCGAGGTGGCCGCCCCGGCGACCGGCTTCCTGTCGCCGGTCGACGCAACGGTGTGA
- a CDS encoding GNAT family N-acetyltransferase produces the protein MSIEVLPATGRWDDFATFMVPRKPGGGGCVCMSYRDARLGMPERIEYMKSECSAEPGPGVLVYLDGEVAGWCSVAPKSTYRRLMNSRTIPHLDEDRDPWSIVCFVVRGGYRKRGLMHDLLDGAVEHARASGAAMVEGYPVDTGGERVDVISGYVGTVALFEKHGFSRVQATDAHSGATQRWVMRRELG, from the coding sequence ATGTCCATAGAGGTGCTGCCGGCGACCGGGCGCTGGGACGACTTCGCGACGTTCATGGTGCCGCGCAAGCCCGGTGGTGGCGGGTGTGTGTGCATGTCGTACCGGGATGCGCGACTCGGGATGCCCGAACGGATCGAGTACATGAAGTCCGAGTGCTCGGCGGAGCCGGGGCCGGGAGTGCTCGTGTATCTCGACGGCGAGGTGGCGGGATGGTGTTCCGTCGCGCCGAAATCCACGTACCGGCGGCTGATGAACTCGCGGACCATCCCGCACCTCGACGAGGACCGCGATCCGTGGTCCATCGTGTGCTTCGTGGTGCGCGGTGGCTACCGCAAGCGCGGGCTGATGCACGACCTGCTGGACGGCGCGGTGGAGCACGCACGCGCATCCGGTGCCGCGATGGTGGAAGGGTACCCGGTCGACACCGGCGGGGAGCGCGTGGATGTGATCAGCGGGTATGTGGGGACGGTCGCGCTGTTCGAGAAGCACGGGTTCTCGCGGGTGCAGGCGACGGATGCGCACTCGGGGGCGACGCAGCGGTGGGTTATGCGGCGGGAGTTGGGGTGA
- a CDS encoding phage tail protein: MPYTVDFVTVSTIGLESSPVADALAGLRANEARYFHNKYDHDFTVGSVDEPGEAADALAWLTRILKEERDITIASRPLEATAFEVDGIRMAYVFYESGLSINVMYTIEEAGKRAVGLKLSDGMEVPAELAEKFKFARQKSKLAGTIRGSFFVIKGEY, translated from the coding sequence ATGCCATACACCGTCGACTTCGTCACCGTCTCCACCATTGGCTTGGAGTCCTCCCCGGTCGCCGACGCGCTCGCGGGGCTTCGCGCGAACGAGGCGCGCTATTTCCATAACAAGTATGATCACGACTTCACCGTCGGCTCGGTGGATGAGCCGGGGGAGGCGGCGGACGCGCTCGCGTGGTTGACGCGCATCCTGAAGGAGGAGCGGGACATCACCATCGCATCCCGGCCGCTGGAGGCGACCGCGTTCGAGGTCGACGGCATCCGGATGGCGTACGTGTTCTACGAGTCCGGCCTGTCGATCAACGTGATGTACACGATCGAGGAGGCGGGCAAGCGGGCCGTCGGGCTCAAGCTGTCCGACGGCATGGAGGTTCCCGCGGAGCTGGCCGAGAAGTTCAAGTTCGCCAGGCAGAAGTCGAAGCTGGCCGGGACGATCCGCGGCTCGTTCTTCGTGATCAAGGGCGAGTACTAA
- a CDS encoding polysaccharide biosynthesis tyrosine autokinase: protein MSLELRDYLRVIRANWILIALSALIGVAVSTGYSLTATPQYQSTTKLYVSARANDSGATADLAQGTSFARQAVSSYVSVVNSASVLDRVIADLDLDTTSAALASKVSASSPANTVLIDITVTSEDPVAAAAIANSVGKNTAYVVTTKLETSGQGQSPVKVQTIQTAVAPTRPTSPRMSTDIALGLVLGLGVGVLIAFLRSVLDNRVRTALDIERTTDRPILGVISLDHDAAKRPLVFHTEPRSPRAESYRSLRTNLQFTNLDNQRSYVITSSVPREGKTTTSVNLAIALAETGARVALVDGDLRLPKVAERMGIEGAAGLTDVLINRARLADVLQRWGSGQLYVLAAGLLPPNPSELLGSTAMAALIDDLTGEFDYVLVDAPPILLVTDAAVISKSTGGVILTAACGKVKKNELAASLRALGQIGSHLAGIVFTMLPERQADSDGYGAYTQMALRDSAADVPGGRRARRAKGK, encoded by the coding sequence GTGAGCTTGGAACTCCGTGATTACCTCCGCGTCATTCGCGCCAACTGGATACTGATCGCGCTCAGCGCGTTGATCGGTGTCGCTGTGTCGACGGGATACTCCCTGACCGCGACGCCTCAGTATCAGTCGACGACCAAGTTGTACGTTTCCGCGCGAGCGAACGATAGCGGCGCGACCGCCGATCTCGCGCAGGGAACGAGTTTCGCCAGACAGGCGGTCTCGAGTTACGTGAGCGTCGTGAACAGCGCGAGCGTACTCGATCGCGTCATTGCCGATCTCGACCTCGACACGACATCTGCGGCTCTGGCTTCCAAAGTATCGGCCAGTTCGCCCGCGAACACCGTGCTCATCGACATAACCGTGACGTCTGAGGATCCGGTTGCAGCTGCAGCGATCGCGAACTCAGTCGGCAAGAACACGGCCTACGTCGTCACGACCAAACTGGAGACCTCCGGGCAGGGACAGAGCCCGGTCAAGGTCCAAACCATCCAGACCGCGGTAGCACCCACACGTCCGACCAGTCCACGCATGTCCACCGACATCGCACTCGGACTCGTGCTCGGCCTCGGTGTCGGCGTCCTTATCGCTTTCTTGCGCTCTGTGCTCGACAACCGTGTCCGCACCGCACTCGACATCGAACGCACTACTGACCGACCGATCCTGGGGGTCATCAGCCTCGACCATGATGCGGCGAAGCGGCCGCTCGTCTTTCACACGGAACCCCGCAGCCCGCGTGCGGAGTCCTATCGCAGCCTGCGCACGAACCTGCAGTTCACGAATCTCGACAACCAGCGAAGCTATGTGATCACGAGCTCGGTGCCCCGCGAGGGCAAGACGACCACATCCGTCAACCTGGCGATCGCGTTGGCCGAAACTGGTGCGCGCGTCGCACTGGTCGACGGCGACCTTCGTCTGCCGAAAGTGGCTGAGCGGATGGGTATCGAGGGCGCAGCCGGTCTGACGGATGTCCTTATCAACCGCGCTCGACTCGCCGACGTACTTCAACGCTGGGGCAGTGGACAGCTCTACGTACTGGCCGCCGGGCTCTTACCGCCCAATCCAAGCGAGCTTCTCGGATCGACGGCGATGGCCGCCCTCATCGACGATCTGACAGGCGAATTCGATTACGTTCTCGTGGACGCACCGCCGATCTTGCTGGTCACCGATGCTGCGGTCATCAGCAAGAGCACCGGCGGAGTCATCCTGACCGCCGCATGCGGAAAGGTGAAAAAGAACGAACTGGCAGCATCACTCCGCGCACTTGGCCAGATCGGAAGCCATCTTGCGGGGATTGTCTTCACCATGCTCCCTGAGAGGCAAGCGGACTCGGACGGATACGGGGCATACACGCAGATGGCCTTGCGCGACTCCGCGGCTGATGTACCCGGCGGTCGGCGAGCACGTCGCGCGAAGGGAAAGTGA
- a CDS encoding O-antigen polymerase has translation MNSIEVLLLACAGTLFTVSLVRKGAPAISIALAVMTGSLAAHIIAPLSLEPMSVQSAVIVFFSLVALSAPTWLPARKPAREKAGHGDSGVAFARLVLLAVVLLSATLIGFHAFTSSVAAATGTGFNSLSLVEVRAAQNGAARGGGLLVLLGSLGTVLGCVGVYGALRFSRFWLILPAVSLAVVLQNPSRSNSISLIVVLAVFYLQVRSSVPPRRGTRGSLSRRSQWMRAALFSTLVTVGAISVFNVVGSELGKNEMASTLFPDYSWPAWSLSPIYYVAGGFSALSEAMRLGTSPFAPGSSFFSILRVFNAVGGPPPPETIAAYVYIPTPFNLYTGPGQLFFDSGIFGTIVAMLALGILLTYAHRRAQAGYTEWAWVSSVLFTVALSLPQSFTLFRLDLDFEILVGFCVFLAIRRSAVRSTAPAVRLRDRL, from the coding sequence ATGAATAGCATCGAGGTTCTCCTCCTCGCCTGCGCCGGGACGCTGTTCACCGTCAGCCTCGTTCGCAAGGGCGCGCCCGCGATCTCGATCGCCCTCGCTGTGATGACCGGCAGTCTCGCGGCGCACATCATCGCTCCTCTGAGCCTGGAGCCGATGAGCGTCCAATCCGCGGTCATTGTCTTCTTCAGCCTCGTCGCACTGAGCGCACCGACCTGGTTGCCGGCGAGAAAGCCAGCTCGGGAGAAAGCCGGACATGGCGATTCGGGAGTCGCGTTCGCACGGCTCGTTCTCCTCGCCGTCGTCCTTCTCTCGGCCACGCTGATTGGCTTTCACGCCTTTACCTCATCTGTCGCGGCAGCGACCGGGACTGGCTTCAACAGCCTGTCGCTCGTCGAAGTCCGCGCGGCACAGAACGGCGCGGCCCGCGGTGGTGGCCTCCTCGTGCTGCTCGGCTCGCTGGGAACGGTGCTCGGTTGCGTCGGAGTGTACGGCGCGCTTCGCTTTTCCCGATTTTGGCTGATCTTGCCCGCCGTGTCACTCGCCGTAGTCCTTCAGAATCCGTCCAGGTCAAACAGCATCAGTCTGATCGTTGTGCTGGCCGTCTTTTACCTTCAGGTCAGGTCGAGCGTGCCGCCGCGACGCGGAACACGCGGTTCTCTCTCTCGCCGATCCCAGTGGATGCGAGCCGCTCTCTTCTCGACGCTCGTGACGGTCGGTGCGATCTCGGTTTTCAATGTCGTTGGAAGCGAGCTCGGCAAGAACGAGATGGCGTCAACACTGTTCCCCGACTATTCGTGGCCTGCCTGGTCGCTCAGCCCGATCTACTACGTCGCCGGCGGGTTCTCTGCGTTGTCCGAAGCCATGCGGCTCGGCACATCTCCATTCGCGCCAGGCAGCAGCTTCTTCAGCATCCTGCGAGTGTTCAATGCGGTTGGCGGCCCACCCCCGCCGGAGACGATCGCAGCCTACGTCTATATTCCGACACCGTTCAATCTTTACACCGGGCCGGGTCAGCTCTTTTTCGACTCAGGCATCTTCGGAACGATTGTTGCGATGTTGGCGCTCGGCATTCTGCTCACCTACGCGCACCGACGTGCTCAGGCGGGCTACACCGAGTGGGCGTGGGTATCGTCGGTGCTGTTCACCGTCGCCCTCTCTCTCCCGCAGTCGTTCACGCTGTTCCGGCTCGATCTGGACTTCGAGATCCTGGTGGGATTCTGCGTCTTTCTGGCGATCAGGAGGAGCGCTGTTCGTTCGACGGCGCCCGCCGTCCGGTTACGGGACCGCCTGTGA
- a CDS encoding LON peptidase substrate-binding domain-containing protein: MAASPMFPLGSVLFPSVPIPLRVFEPRYLRMVGRLLDEDEPGFEFGVVLIERGSEAGGGDQRASVGTMARLASVAAGADDLLIVGVGTRRFTVERWVDEDPYPRAELSMLPELEWSEALAPLRTEAEALVRRAIARVAGPHSDAGIELSDDPVEAVWQLAAIAPLGEYDRYTLLRSTTMGGLLRQLIDLVLDAEELWSAEGGV, from the coding sequence ATGGCCGCCTCACCGATGTTCCCGCTCGGATCCGTGTTGTTCCCGAGCGTGCCCATCCCGCTGAGGGTGTTCGAGCCACGCTATCTCAGGATGGTCGGGCGGTTGCTCGACGAGGACGAACCGGGGTTCGAGTTCGGCGTCGTCCTCATCGAGCGCGGGTCCGAAGCCGGGGGTGGCGACCAGCGCGCATCGGTCGGGACGATGGCGCGCCTGGCGAGCGTCGCCGCGGGCGCCGACGACCTGCTCATTGTCGGTGTTGGCACCCGGCGGTTCACGGTCGAGCGCTGGGTCGACGAGGACCCGTATCCCCGGGCCGAGCTCTCGATGCTGCCGGAACTGGAGTGGTCCGAGGCGCTCGCACCTCTGCGGACCGAGGCGGAAGCGCTTGTCCGCCGCGCGATCGCCCGCGTCGCGGGGCCGCACTCGGATGCCGGAATCGAGTTGTCGGACGATCCCGTCGAAGCCGTGTGGCAACTGGCGGCGATCGCCCCGCTGGGCGAGTACGACAGGTACACGCTGCTGAGGTCGACGACGATGGGGGGTCTGCTGCGGCAGCTGATCGATCTGGTCCTCGACGCTGAGGAGCTCTGGTCCGCCGAGGGAGGCGTCTGA
- a CDS encoding DUF427 domain-containing protein, producing MSRPRPDIPATGQESVWDYPRPPRVERVMAPVTIRLGGQLIVESRDVVRVLETSHPPVYYIPIADFAPGALADADGSSFCEFKGTARYLDVRGGGEVRSASAWNYPHPSPGFELLRDRVAVYAQQMDECTVDGEVVTPQPGGFYGGWITKGVVGPFKGGPGSGGW from the coding sequence GTGTCCAGACCGCGCCCCGATATCCCAGCCACGGGCCAGGAGTCTGTCTGGGACTACCCGAGGCCGCCGCGCGTCGAGCGCGTCATGGCGCCCGTCACGATCCGTCTGGGCGGGCAGCTCATCGTCGAATCCCGTGACGTCGTCCGGGTGCTCGAAACCAGCCATCCGCCGGTCTACTACATCCCGATCGCGGACTTCGCACCCGGCGCGCTGGCCGACGCCGACGGTTCGTCGTTCTGCGAGTTCAAGGGCACCGCACGATATCTCGACGTGCGCGGAGGAGGCGAGGTGCGGTCCGCGAGCGCCTGGAACTACCCGCATCCGTCGCCCGGGTTCGAACTGCTCCGGGACCGCGTCGCCGTCTACGCGCAGCAGATGGACGAGTGCACGGTCGACGGCGAGGTCGTCACGCCGCAGCCCGGAGGCTTCTACGGCGGCTGGATCACGAAGGGCGTCGTTGGGCCGTTCAAAGGGGGGCCGGGGTCAGGGGGCTGGTGA
- the ychF gene encoding redox-regulated ATPase YchF yields MALTIAIVGLPNVGKSTLFNALTKNTVLAANYPFATIEPNVGVVNLPDPRLDKLAEVFGSERILPAPVSFVDIAGIVKGASEGEGLGNKFLANIREADAIAQVVRGFDDPDVVHVAGKVDAAGDMETINTELILADLQTLDKAIARYEKEVKGRKLEPVVLETAQAAHAVLFEGKPLSSAKIDLEPIAELGLLTAKPFIYVFNVDESVLTDDARRAELAALVAPAQAVFLDAKLESELIDLDADDAAELLASTGQTESGLDQLARIGFDTLGLQTYLTAGPKESRAWTIHKGWKAPQAAGVIHTDFEKGFIKAEVISFDDLVDAGSVAEARARGKARMEGKDYVMQDGDVVEFRFNV; encoded by the coding sequence GTGGCTCTCACTATCGCAATCGTCGGACTCCCCAACGTGGGAAAGTCCACCCTCTTCAACGCGCTGACCAAGAACACCGTGCTCGCGGCGAACTACCCGTTCGCCACGATCGAGCCGAACGTCGGCGTGGTGAACCTGCCGGACCCGCGCCTCGACAAGCTCGCAGAGGTGTTCGGCAGCGAGCGCATCCTGCCGGCTCCGGTGTCGTTCGTGGACATCGCGGGCATCGTGAAGGGCGCGAGCGAGGGCGAGGGTCTCGGCAACAAGTTCCTCGCCAACATCCGTGAGGCCGACGCGATCGCCCAAGTGGTCCGCGGTTTCGACGACCCGGATGTGGTCCACGTCGCCGGCAAAGTGGATGCGGCCGGCGACATGGAGACCATCAACACCGAGCTGATCCTCGCCGACCTGCAGACCCTCGACAAGGCGATCGCCCGCTACGAGAAAGAGGTCAAGGGCCGCAAGCTCGAACCGGTCGTCCTCGAAACGGCGCAGGCAGCGCACGCTGTGCTCTTCGAGGGCAAGCCGCTGTCGAGCGCGAAGATCGACCTCGAGCCGATCGCCGAACTCGGCCTGCTCACCGCGAAACCCTTCATCTACGTCTTCAACGTGGACGAATCGGTCCTCACCGACGACGCCCGCCGCGCCGAACTGGCCGCGCTCGTCGCCCCGGCCCAGGCGGTCTTCCTCGACGCGAAGCTCGAATCCGAACTCATCGACCTCGACGCGGACGACGCTGCCGAGCTCCTCGCATCCACTGGCCAGACGGAGAGCGGCCTCGACCAGCTGGCCCGCATCGGCTTCGACACCCTCGGCCTGCAGACCTACCTCACCGCCGGCCCGAAAGAGTCGCGCGCCTGGACCATCCACAAGGGCTGGAAGGCGCCGCAGGCGGCGGGGGTGATTCACACGGATTTCGAGAAGGGCTTCATCAAGGCCGAGGTGATTTCCTTCGACGACCTGGTGGATGCCGGGTCGGTCGCGGAGGCGCGGGCGCGCGGGAAGGCGCGCATGGAGGGGAAAGACTACGTGATGCAGGATGGGGATGTTGTGGAGTTCAGGTTCAACGTCTGA
- a CDS encoding class I SAM-dependent methyltransferase, with product MYERNDHDAHARSFDLAADVYDAARPGYPAEAVSWLIGDASGPVIDLGAGTGKLTSAVVQRGFEVTAVDPSPEMLRVLGERIPGVGVRLGTGESIPADDDSAGLVLSAQAWHWVDPERAVPEVARVLRPGGALGLVWNFRDESVDWVRQLGELMDTGAAYASDEVEPVVGAPFGPLDTHEVRWVQPMTVDGMLDLARSRSYFITKDADTQAAVIGSLRRLAAEHPDLAGRDTFELPYVTKCYRAVLAG from the coding sequence ATGTACGAACGGAACGACCACGACGCCCACGCCCGCTCGTTCGACCTCGCCGCCGACGTCTACGACGCAGCGCGGCCCGGCTACCCGGCCGAGGCGGTCTCGTGGCTGATCGGCGACGCGAGCGGTCCGGTGATCGACCTCGGCGCCGGCACGGGCAAGCTCACCTCCGCTGTCGTGCAGCGCGGGTTCGAGGTCACGGCGGTCGACCCGTCGCCGGAGATGCTGCGCGTGCTGGGGGAGCGCATCCCGGGCGTCGGCGTGCGGCTGGGGACGGGGGAGAGCATTCCGGCGGACGACGATTCGGCCGGGCTGGTGCTGTCCGCGCAGGCGTGGCATTGGGTGGATCCGGAGCGTGCCGTGCCCGAGGTGGCGCGCGTGCTGCGGCCGGGAGGGGCGCTCGGGCTGGTGTGGAACTTCCGCGACGAGTCCGTCGACTGGGTGCGGCAGCTCGGCGAGCTGATGGACACCGGCGCCGCGTACGCAAGCGACGAGGTGGAGCCGGTGGTCGGCGCGCCGTTCGGCCCACTGGACACGCACGAGGTGCGCTGGGTGCAGCCGATGACCGTCGACGGGATGCTCGACCTGGCCAGGTCGCGCAGCTACTTCATCACCAAGGATGCGGACACCCAGGCGGCGGTGATCGGCTCGCTGCGCAGGCTCGCGGCCGAGCATCCCGATCTGGCCGGGCGGGACACGTTCGAGCTGCCGTACGTCACGAAGTGCTACAGGGCGGTGCTCGCGGGCTGA
- a CDS encoding exonuclease domain-containing protein, which produces MPLDFTAIDFETANGSAASACSVGLIKVRDGKVVDRVGWLIQPPMGHDFFQEWNTRIHGIRAEDVVGAAGWIDQLPDLIAFAEDDYLVAHNAGFDMGVIRAACTATAVACPDYSYLCSLQVARRTYTLDSYRLPVAAMAAGFEDFHHHDALADAEACAAIIVHAARRHGAATIDELAASTGSRLGRIGTPQAA; this is translated from the coding sequence GTGCCACTGGACTTCACCGCTATCGACTTCGAGACCGCGAACGGGAGTGCGGCGTCCGCCTGCTCCGTCGGGCTGATCAAGGTGCGGGACGGCAAGGTGGTCGACCGGGTGGGGTGGCTCATCCAGCCGCCGATGGGACACGACTTCTTCCAGGAGTGGAACACGCGCATCCACGGCATCCGTGCGGAGGACGTCGTCGGCGCCGCCGGGTGGATAGACCAGCTTCCCGACCTGATCGCCTTCGCGGAGGACGACTACCTCGTCGCCCACAACGCCGGTTTCGACATGGGCGTGATCCGCGCGGCCTGCACCGCCACCGCCGTCGCCTGCCCCGACTACAGCTACCTCTGCAGCCTGCAGGTGGCCCGCAGGACGTACACGCTCGACTCCTACCGCCTCCCGGTCGCCGCGATGGCCGCCGGATTCGAGGACTTCCACCACCACGACGCCCTCGCCGACGCCGAAGCGTGCGCCGCGATCATCGTGCACGCCGCCCGCCGTCACGGAGCGGCCACCATCGACGAGCTCGCCGCGAGCACGGGCTCCCGCCTCGGCAGGATCGGCACCCCGCAGGCCGCCTGA
- a CDS encoding GntR family transcriptional regulator, with protein MDLDHAGPVPLYFQVATRIENAIVDGELPPGSRLENEIALGERLGLSRPTVRRAIQELVDKGLVVRRRGIGTQVVHGPVTRKVELTSLYDDLARDGKHPETALLLHEVIPAGTLIGELLNLDASSPVLHLRRVRSADGVPVGVLENYLPSDFVDITEADLAAHGLYQLMRGRGTTMRVARQRIGARRASAEESTLLEIDEGGPVLSMDRTAYDNSGRAVEFGHHCYRPDLYSFEITLVDK; from the coding sequence ATGGACCTCGACCATGCCGGCCCCGTTCCGCTCTACTTCCAGGTGGCCACCCGGATCGAGAACGCCATCGTCGACGGCGAACTGCCCCCGGGATCCCGGCTGGAGAACGAGATCGCGCTCGGCGAGCGCCTCGGCCTGTCAAGACCCACCGTCCGCCGCGCCATCCAGGAACTGGTCGACAAGGGCCTCGTCGTACGCCGCCGCGGCATCGGCACCCAGGTCGTGCACGGCCCGGTCACCCGGAAAGTGGAGCTGACCAGCCTCTACGACGACCTCGCCCGCGACGGCAAACATCCGGAGACCGCGCTGCTGCTGCACGAGGTCATCCCGGCAGGCACCCTGATCGGGGAACTCCTCAACCTCGACGCGTCCAGTCCCGTCCTGCACTTGCGCAGGGTGCGCAGCGCCGACGGCGTGCCCGTCGGCGTGCTGGAGAACTATCTGCCGTCCGATTTCGTCGACATCACCGAGGCCGACCTGGCCGCCCACGGCCTCTACCAGCTGATGCGCGGGCGCGGCACCACCATGCGCGTCGCCCGCCAGCGGATCGGCGCGCGCCGCGCGTCCGCGGAGGAGAGCACGCTGCTGGAGATCGACGAGGGCGGACCGGTGCTCAGCATGGACCGCACCGCCTACGACAACTCCGGCAGGGCCGTCGAGTTCGGCCACCACTGCTACCGCCCCGACCTCTACTCCTTCGAGATCACCCTCGTCGACAAGTAG